The Palaemon carinicauda isolate YSFRI2023 chromosome 20, ASM3689809v2, whole genome shotgun sequence DNA segment ttctcttgcttgagggtacactcgggcacactgttctatctagcttatcttcctcttgttttgttaaagtttatataggagatatttattttattgaagttactcttcttaaaatatttcatccttccctttttccttttctcactgggctattttccctgttggagcccctgggcttatagcatcctgcttttccaactagggttgtagcttagcaagtaataatatatatatatatatatatatatatatatatatatatatatatatttcaaataagccatatatataaatacattaaagtctagattctcttaacgacctcgggatcagagccccaggcggagccgcccaaagactatgatatcggaccggcggggatttgaaccctcgtccaggatatctgtatgccagtgaccataccactcggccacgaagaaagataaaagtcaatgacaattcttctatacatatacctgtcaaattcaggttttctgtacttagaattgaaatctacccatcttcaccatcgtagctaattggtaggtttgggacttggcattcgattaatgataaatttttgcacatttaaacgtgtttctttcatatttgtaagtgtctggggaggcaatatttcttctctttcaggtacagctgttaccttacttacttGTCTCTCCTTTCCCCCCCAagtacttactctctcatgactttctatcagcaaaatgcaccctcctgcttttactgttattctatattTTTCCCCTCAGATGTATATTTGACTCATCaacatcaagtacggggtgttcgatgtcgaacggccgtggccctctacacaaaacatctccattcattccggtcttgagccttcctttccaactccaccatcgttaacccgcacatctccttgatattgtcactcaatctagttttaggccttcctctcggtcttgtaccatagactgatccaattagtagcgttctttccagagtattgtgtttcagCGCTGCCGTTTTTCTACACAACACTGTGGAATACTGAGTGTTGCCATCACACAGAGCTGCCATAAATTCGTAGCTGCTGGTGACGTCAAATTTCCCTCCGTTTTCTATCCCATCATGATTGGTGAAATAAGCTTTATTTCAAATGTAGATCTTTATTCTACATGACGTGGAATTATCCACGTCATATCATGACCCAAAGTTACACTGATTTCAagtatttagcattattttgatgaatttacataaatcagcatattttaccataatttttttttcatatatttcttcctATTCATGCTTCAAGTGAAGGACTGTGGatgtagaaaaaaattctacaGTCAGTTGCCAGATGTCACAATATTTCTACAATAGCAGACAAAATTCCACGAAACGGCAGCCCagttgtgtttccgaacctggaaATCCAAACCAAGGATagtctcgattcctggaattcccaaggtgggcaagaccaaaaaatcatgtgtaaacttcacagatcccacctgaaAGTTGACGACCGTTGTATTCCTTGCctgcagtttatttcctcctggcgaggaaataaaaccttttttttctacatttatttCATTCttacaaacagttggaaaattcctttttggtgaagaaaatattgaaaataagaaaagtgtactacaacaaatgtggatgaaaagagaaaaactagtgaaaataaggaacacacaaaactaaaagatacagaggcgccgttgcaaaggcaaagcctcaacctgaacctgaacctgaacctgaatagAAATAATGACGTTCTTTTCTGCATAGAGTAAAGGGGTTTTCATTCGGCTTTGTTACcagcattaattattattattattattattattaaatgctaagctacaaccctagttggaaaagcaggatgctataagcccaggggccccaacagggaaaatagctcagtgaggaaaggaaataaggaaaaataaaatattttaagaatagtaacaactttaaaatgaatatttcctaaataaacaataaaaacttcatcaaaacaagagaaagagaaactagatagaacagtgtgcctgagtgtaccctcaagcaagagaactctaacccaagacagtggaagaccatggtacagaggctatagcactacccaagataagagaacaatggtttgattttggagtgtccttctcctagaagagctgcttaccatagctaaagagtctcttctacccttactaagaggaaagtagccactgaataattacattgcagtagttaaccccttggtattctctgtgttgtcaggtgtatgaggacagaggagaaaatctgtaaagaataggccagactattcagtgtctgtgtaggcaaagggaaagaaccgtaaccagagagaaggatccaatgaagtactgtctggccagtcaaaggataccataactctctagtggtagtatctcaacgggcggctggtgccctggccaacctactacctacaggttGAGGTTGGCCATTGGGACAGAAGAGGGGAGGGCTGTTTACCTGTAGaggagagtatgtgtgtgtgtggctaaaTACAAACTGAGCAACATGTAATCAAAGCATGTCCCAGGAGCTACCAGATTCGAACCCAGTATAACATCTCATCAATGAGTGACTTGATGGTAGAAAGATCAGACTATGCAAATGTTTGTCATATCGCAAGCTTAACTTTGGAGGTTTCCAAATAATAGGATACAAACTCTCTCATTGTGCCTCGCCCGGCTGACTTCATTTTGGGGAAAAAGTTTTAACATCTTTTCcctcttctatgtggggtcgatgtttctggtcagcttcctgcatctacctttgtcccatacctcatcaccggttaatccctttgatcaaaggtcatccttgatacagtccacccaccttcgctttggtctcccttgccttctcgttccctgtacctccatttccattactctcctcccaatatactgttcatctcttctcatgaaatgaccgtaccacctcagtctactttcttggatgttatctgatagttttctaactcctgtggtactcccAATTACCTCAttacatatcttatctcttcttgtcaccccacacatccatctcaacattctcatttctgccacatccatcttcttctcttctgtcttctttattgcccacgtctccgctccaaaCATCATTGCCGGTCCTACAActatcctgtgtactttacctttcaacttaacccctattctcctgtTGCATAGCACTCCACGCACttctttccaattcttccatcctgcttgtattctgtggtttattactgcccccagatcaccatcctccgtaactgttgatcctaaataccttaaattttcaactcttttcaatctctctccttgtaaactaacttccccattctcgccatttttcaatctcaaatactccgtCTTTTtcatgctgatcttcaatcccctattttccatttctcataTTCTCAAACAAAACAACTATTTTCTAAAtctttgctgctgctacttttcacCTAAATATAAATACCACCCTCAAAATGATGATGCAGCTTTTCTCCCCAGTAATATGGttttggcccaacctccaagaactagtctgcatactagaagaatcccagcttcatccctctgcagagccagtcttctagatcattcccccagaaccacccgaaggttggtatccgaaagaatagatctagatatccgaccatattgtacacttgacaaaggccctgtacaccccatcaaggtacatagcatactagaataagctaggttccttccctctgcagagccggtcttctagattattcccccagaaccacccgaaggttggtatccgaaagaatagatctagatatccgaccatattgtacacttgacaaaggccctgtacaccccatcaaggtacatagcatactagaatcaaccaggttccttccctctgcagaaccacccttttcagttagtccaagcaccatttaagctgaGGGGTTGAGCCACAAATCCATTGAGGTGGGCAGTTATCTAAACATCCCTCGTCTCCTTTTCAAGTTCTTTAAACCCCgccttttttctcttctttcttcatattcttccactgtcttctttctctttctcttaattCTCTTTTTTGAGTACTttaaacctccttttttcttttctaccactatattttcttttttctcattttcagTTTCTTTCAGTATCTTTGTTtctttatctctctcctctctttttccatttctttcaaccTCACATTTATcgcattttctttcttcttttcttccactatcttttctttctcttttttcttttctttttcgagTTTCTTCAACCTTGGATTTTTCTCCTTTTATCTCTCTATTCTTTcagtatcttttatttctttttctctttctttttcttcccttttttgagTTCTTTAAACCTCGcatttttctcattttctcttttttttttctttccgtatCCTTAgtttatctttcttcttttttcgaGTTCTTTCAACCTcgcatttttctccttttcttttttcttatctttcactatcttttgtttctcttttttctgCTTTTCGAGTTCTTTCAACCTCGCatttttctccctttctctctttttttctttcagtttcttttgttttgctttctctttcttctttttttcgagTTCCCTAAACCTcgcatttttctcattttcttttttcttttctttcactttcttttgcttttctttcttctcttttttaatttctttcatcttttgtttctttttctttttcttctctttttcgagTTCTTTCAACCTCgcatttttctccttttctctcttttttactttcagtttcttttgtttctcttttttctgCTTTTCGAGTTCTTTCAACCTcgcatttttctccttttctttctttttttcttccactatcttttgtttttctttctttactttttcaatttctttcatcttttgtttttctttctttactttttcaatttctttcatcttttgtttctttttctttttcttctctttttcgagCTCTTTCAACCTCgcatttttctccttttctctctttttttctttcagtttcttttgtttcttttttttctgcttttcgAGTTCTTTCAACCTcgcatttttctccttttctttctttttttcttccactatcttttgtttttctttctttactttttcaatttctttcatcttttgtttttctttctttactttttcaatttctttcatcttttgtttttctttctttactttttcaatttctttcatcttttgtttctctttctctttcctctttttttcgcGTTCCTTAAACTTtgcatttctttcattttctctcttcTCCTTTCCTTTCGCAGTTGACTTTTCCTCCTTTAATCTCATTTTCTCTTCTTTCATCCTTTCTTTCCTCATTCTTAtcttctccttttctctctttttctcctctctctccgttGCATCCCTCATTCTtatcttctcttttctctctttctctttccccaTTTCACTCATTTCATTTTTGCCTTCTTCTGGCCTTACATTGATATAATTTCCCTTTTCGCTATGCCTTCCTTCCTCCTTCCTTTCTTTCaactcctctcttttctttttctcttcactctCCCTTACAATTTTCTTCAATCTCATCTTCAAATTTTTCaaattcttttccctttttttaaatgatttttccgCGTCTTTCGTCGTCCTCATCTTTTTTTCCCTCTTACGCTTAATCATCTTTCTTTTTATGAAATCCGGCAACAAGAAACATTTAAAAAGGAATCATATTACATTCCAGCGAGATGCGTTTTTATTGGAATCTATTAGATCTATCATCTGCTGCACTTTCCTTTCTTcgattttttcctctatttttaccACCTTATCTAACATTTTCTGATATTTCTCCAATTCTTTCCTCCTTCTTTTCTCCTCCTtaactctctttttctcttctttcttccccTTTCCCCCCATTTTTGGCTCTGTCTCTTTCAACTCCCTTTTGTCTTCCTCTAGcttcaaattttcattaattttcctttCCAACAAGCGCAATAGACTTTCGCATATTGCCACCTTCCTcatcttcattttcttatttttcttctttcttcctatatcttttattatttccttcattcttctcttcttctttctttccttcatcaatgttatctccttttctctttctttctcctctctcttctttgcATCCCTTATTCGTATCTTCTTTCTACTCTCCTTTTCTTTCCTTATTCCAATCATTTCAAATTTACCTTCCTCTGGCCTTACATTGATATCCTCCTCCTTTTTCCTATGcctttcttcctccctttcctTCATCTTGTCTCTCCTCTCCCTTTCAATTTCCTTTAGTCTCATCTCCAAAATTTTCAGATTCTTttccagttttttatatatttttttctcggcTTTTGTCGTCCTCATAATTTTCTCCATCTTGTGTATCATCCTCTTTTCCCTTAAAAACTTCGGCAACAAAAAATATCTAAAAGGGAATAATATTATGTCCAACCCATAtgagtttttatttaaaaaatttagtAGATCTATAATTTGTCGGATCTTTATTTCTTCTGTTCTTTTCCTCATCTTTGCCACATTATctaatattttctcatatttctCCAATTCTTTCCTCCTTCTTTTCTCCTCcttaactctctctttctcttctttcttcccTTTTCCCCCGGTTCTTTGCTCATTTTCTTTCAACTCTCTTTTGCTTTCCTGTAACCTCACATTTTCCTTCCTTTCGCTCTTTTCCtcaatattaatttccttttctaactTACTCAATATTCTTTCACATTTTTCCACCCCTGTCTTCAATAGTTGATGCTTCCACATAAGATATAATATTAAACTTTCCCAAAAGCGTTCCCCCCAACTTGCGCTTTCTTCTTCTCTATATTTATCTCTtctactttttcttttcttcataatttttatctcttctttttctattttttcctcctCTCCCTTTCTTTCCGTCCTCATTCttatctccttttcttcctcctctccctTTCTTTCCGTCCTCATTCttatctccttttcttcctcctctccctTTCTTTCCGTCCTCATTCttatctccttttcttcctcctctccctTTCTTTCCGTCCTCATTCttatctccttttcttcctcctctccctTTCTTTCCGTCCTCATTCttatct contains these protein-coding regions:
- the LOC137660079 gene encoding golgin subfamily A member 6-like protein 22, with the translated sequence MLWYFMLSIVLLPLLFISLIKTTREDLLKKVNRDKTRGRFTKKSNTAQNFERLLADKGQNTLSYGFSTNEEDLQETNLDVDHLLSENDGKSQFYSEAFTKCRIETESLHGDRKVIGKTEREEGRNDKGELYFKGNVGLPDAGTVEKLDLLASQISVLKCEIELLQKQQEEVKRENIEKRERIQALEAQLIKERKTRRVELMGMQEKKKEIRMRTERKGEEEEKEIRMRTERKGEEEEKEIRMRTERKGEEEEKEIRMRTERKGEEEEKEIRMRTERKGEEEEKEIRMRTERKGEEEEKEIRMRTERKGEEEEKEIRMRTERKGEEEKIEKEEIKIMKKRKSRRDKYREEESASWGERFWESLILYLMWKHQLLKTGVEKCERILSKLEKEINIEEKSERKENVRLQESKRELKENEQRTGGKGKKEEKERVKEEKRRRKELEKYEKILDNVAKMRKRTEEIKIRQIIDLLNFLNKNSYGLDIILFPFRYFLLPKFLREKRMIHKMEKIMRTTKAEKKIYKKLEKNLKILEMRLKEIERERRDKMKEREEERHRKKEEDINVRPEEGKFEMIGIRKEKESRKKIRIRDAKKREEKEREKEITLMKERKKKRRMKEIIKDIGRKKKNKKMKMRKVAICESLLRLLERKINENLKLEEDKRELKETEPKMGGKGKKEEKKRVKEEKRRRKELEKYQKMLDKVVKIEEKIEERKVQQMIDLIDSNKNASRWNVI
- the LOC137660078 gene encoding uncharacterized protein — translated: MRLKKIVRESEEKKKREELKERKEEGRHSEKGNYINVRPEEGKNEMSEMGKEKERKEKIRMRDATEREEKKREKEKIRMRKERMKEEKMRLKEEKSTAKGKEKRENERNAKFKEREKKRKEKEKQKMKEIEKIVEEKKKEKEKNARLKELEKQKKEKQKKLKVKKREKEKNARLKELEKEKKKKKKQKMKEIKKEKKEKQKKVKEKKKENEKNARFRELEKKKKEKAKQKKLKEKKREREKNARLKELEKQKKEKQKIVKDKKKEKEKNARLKELEKRRKIN